The genomic window GCGGATCTCCTCAAGGGATTTCTTGCCGAAGTTCTTGGTCTTGAGCATCTCGTTTTCGGTTTTCTGCATCAGTTCGCCCACGGTCTGGATGTTGGCGGACTTGAGGCAGTTGGTGGCGCGCACGGAAAGCTCCAGTTCGTCGATGCTCTTAAACAGGCTCGGATTGAGTTCGATGTCGTCGCGGCGGCGCGCCTTGTCGGCCTCGGACTCCTTCTCGTCGAAATTGATGAAGACGGTGAGCTGGTCCTTGAGGATCTTGGCGCTGTAGGAGATGGCGTCCTCGGGACTGATCGAACCGTCGGTGGCGACGTCGAGGATGAGCTTGTCGTAGTTGGTCATCTGGCCGACACGGGCCTGCTCGATGGTGTAGGCGACCTTCTTGACCGGGGAGAAGCTGGCGTCAAGGAGGATCAGGCCGATTTCGGCGTCCAGGCCCTCGTGCATGTCCGCGGGCACGTAGCCCTTGCCCATGCGCACCTCGAGTTCGATGCGCAGTTCCCGGTCCTCGGACAGGGTGGCAATCAGCACGTCCTCGCTTAACACGGTGACGTTCTGGTTGCCCTGGATGGCGCTGGCCAGGACCTCGCCCTTCTGGTTGGC from Solidesulfovibrio sp. includes these protein-coding regions:
- a CDS encoding DNA-directed RNA polymerase subunit alpha — encoded protein: MLIRNGQRLINSRNWTELVKPDKLERDPGSTDTTGRFVCEPLERGFGTTLGNALRRVLLSSLQGAAIVAARIEGVQHEFSTIPGVIEDVTEIILNLKQVRLAMTTEDPQRLTLVANQKGEVLASAIQGNQNVTVLSEDVLIATLSEDRELRIELEVRMGKGYVPADMHEGLDAEIGLILLDASFSPVKKVAYTIEQARVGQMTNYDKLILDVATDGSISPEDAISYSAKILKDQLTVFINFDEKESEADKARRRDDIELNPSLFKSIDELELSVRATNCLKSANIQTVGELMQKTENEMLKTKNFGKKSLEEIRRVLEDMGLEFGMRIENFEQKYQEWLKRKQVDET